One window of the Runella slithyformis DSM 19594 genome contains the following:
- the gmk gene encoding guanylate kinase: MEGKLIIFSAPSGSGKTTIVRHLLSKYNNLGFSISACTRDRRGRNEVHGKDYYFLSPDEFKQRIDNNEFVEWEEVYPGGYYGTLKSEIERLWSEGKHVIFDVDVKGGLKLKEYFGERALAIFVKAPSEEAIKERLMMRGTETEDSLSKRLFKVKFEMSFQDQFDVILINDRLETALAKAEELVENFLG, translated from the coding sequence TTGGAAGGAAAGCTCATCATCTTCTCTGCCCCATCAGGCTCCGGAAAAACGACCATCGTACGACACCTGCTCTCAAAGTACAACAATCTGGGCTTTTCCATTTCTGCCTGCACCCGCGACCGCCGTGGCCGCAATGAAGTCCACGGAAAAGATTACTACTTCTTAAGCCCGGATGAATTTAAACAACGCATTGACAACAATGAGTTTGTGGAGTGGGAAGAAGTCTACCCGGGCGGTTATTACGGCACGCTTAAATCTGAGATCGAACGCTTATGGTCAGAAGGAAAGCATGTCATTTTTGACGTGGATGTGAAGGGCGGCCTTAAGCTGAAAGAATACTTTGGAGAACGGGCTCTCGCCATCTTTGTGAAGGCACCGAGCGAAGAGGCTATCAAAGAACGCCTCATGATGCGCGGTACCGAGACCGAAGACAGCCTTTCCAAGCGGCTGTTTAAAGTAAAATTTGAGATGTCTTTCCAGGATCAATTTGATGTGATTCTGATAAATGACCGGCTCGAAACGGCCCTTGCCAAAGCCGAAGAACTTGTCGAGAACTTTCTCGGCTGA
- a CDS encoding YpdA family putative bacillithiol disulfide reductase, producing MQVYDVLIIGAGPCGLAVGIEAAKAGLSHLILEKGSITESIRRYPKRMRFFSTAENIEIGGIPFPISEVKANRSEALQYYRKVAGYYHLNFKLFTEVTLVLKREETFEVQTVNGETYYARKVVIATGYFDFPRHLGIPGENLPHVSPYYDEPFLYSFSKVVIIGAANSAVEAALELYRHDVDVTIVHRGEDFRSTVKYWLVPDVKNRIREGKIKTRFNSLTTAIEPGRVQIENVETGESEWIDADFVLMLIGYVPDAALLQRCGIELTQPSMIPVYDPETFETNVPGLYLCGTVVAGIHTEKVFIENGREHAAAIVDHMAGRKIRQVKELIERI from the coding sequence ATGCAGGTATATGATGTATTGATAATAGGCGCGGGGCCGTGCGGTCTTGCCGTGGGGATTGAAGCGGCTAAAGCCGGGTTGAGTCATCTCATTCTGGAAAAAGGCAGTATCACAGAATCCATTCGACGCTATCCCAAACGGATGCGTTTTTTCTCCACCGCCGAAAACATTGAGATCGGAGGGATTCCTTTTCCGATTTCGGAAGTTAAAGCCAACCGCAGTGAAGCGTTGCAGTATTACCGTAAAGTGGCCGGTTACTATCACTTAAACTTCAAACTCTTTACGGAAGTTACGCTGGTTCTCAAACGGGAAGAAACGTTTGAAGTGCAAACCGTCAACGGAGAAACGTATTATGCCCGTAAGGTAGTCATTGCCACCGGGTATTTTGATTTTCCGCGTCATTTGGGAATTCCCGGGGAAAATTTACCACATGTTTCGCCTTATTATGACGAACCTTTTTTATATTCGTTCTCTAAAGTTGTGATCATAGGCGCTGCCAATTCTGCCGTTGAGGCAGCGCTGGAATTGTATCGTCACGATGTAGATGTGACGATCGTGCATCGGGGAGAGGATTTTCGCTCTACGGTCAAATATTGGCTCGTGCCGGATGTGAAAAATCGGATACGGGAAGGAAAGATCAAGACACGGTTCAATAGCCTGACCACTGCCATCGAACCTGGGCGCGTTCAAATTGAAAATGTAGAGACGGGAGAATCAGAATGGATTGATGCGGATTTTGTGTTGATGCTGATCGGCTATGTTCCGGATGCTGCCCTGCTCCAACGCTGCGGTATTGAGCTTACCCAACCGAGTATGATACCTGTCTACGATCCCGAGACGTTTGAAACCAATGTGCCGGGACTTTATTTATGCGGCACGGTCGTGGCAGGAATTCATACCGAAAAAGTTTTCATTGAAAACGGCCGCGAACACGCGGCAGCGATCGTTGACCACATGGCGGGGCGTAAAATCCGTCAGGTGAAAGAGTTAATTGAGAGAATATAA
- a CDS encoding S10 family peptidase → MKKLLLPALTFLCSCVNINAQQRTPPAAPVGTPAPAPAKEEKSSNNLTFNPDSFVVTDHETTIKGQKIPYRATTGTMPVWDEDGKAIAGLFYTFYERSDIKDRTSRPLVISFNGGPGSAAVWMHIAYTGPRLLNIDDEGYPIQPYGIKENPYSILDVADIVFVNPVNTGYSRPTSKDVPGSKFFGVRADIKYLAEWIGTFVTRNNRWASPKYLIGESYGTTRVSGLALELQNSQWMYLNGVILVSPTTLGIERGEVSEAALRLPYYAATAWYHKALSPDLQQKDLTDMLPEVENFTINELLPAISKGGFLEDSKRKEIAAKMARYSGLSEKVILQSNFDVTTSYFWKELLRDKGFTVGRLDSRYKGIDRQDVGDKPDFNSELTSWLHSFTPAINIYLRNELNYKTDLKYYMFGPVNPWDRSGDQSAENLRQAMAQNPYLHVMVQSGYYDGACDYFNAKYNMWQMDPSGKLKDRMSWKGYRSGHMMYLRKEDLQKGNEDIRQFIKQSLPKPGQPAKY, encoded by the coding sequence ATGAAAAAATTACTCCTTCCGGCCCTTACCTTTTTGTGTAGTTGCGTGAATATCAACGCTCAGCAGCGAACACCTCCCGCAGCTCCTGTAGGCACGCCGGCACCGGCACCGGCCAAAGAAGAAAAATCATCCAACAATCTGACGTTCAATCCCGATTCGTTTGTAGTAACCGACCACGAGACGACCATTAAGGGACAAAAAATTCCTTACCGCGCCACGACCGGCACCATGCCGGTCTGGGATGAAGACGGCAAAGCCATTGCGGGGCTTTTTTATACTTTTTACGAACGCTCCGACATTAAAGACCGAACCTCTCGCCCTTTGGTTATTTCGTTTAACGGCGGCCCCGGTTCAGCAGCGGTTTGGATGCACATTGCGTACACCGGCCCGCGCCTGCTCAACATCGACGATGAAGGCTATCCCATTCAGCCCTACGGCATCAAAGAAAACCCCTATTCTATCCTGGATGTAGCCGATATTGTTTTTGTTAATCCCGTCAACACCGGCTACTCTCGCCCTACGAGCAAGGATGTACCGGGGTCAAAGTTTTTCGGCGTACGCGCGGATATAAAATACCTGGCCGAATGGATCGGAACCTTTGTGACGCGCAACAACCGCTGGGCCTCCCCTAAATACCTTATTGGCGAAAGCTACGGCACCACGCGTGTGTCAGGCCTGGCCCTTGAACTCCAAAACTCCCAATGGATGTACCTGAACGGGGTCATTCTGGTTTCTCCTACCACGCTCGGCATTGAGCGCGGTGAGGTATCGGAAGCAGCGCTGCGATTGCCGTACTATGCCGCTACAGCCTGGTATCACAAGGCATTGAGCCCTGATCTACAGCAGAAGGATCTGACGGATATGCTGCCTGAAGTAGAAAATTTCACCATCAATGAATTATTACCCGCCATCAGCAAAGGCGGTTTTTTGGAAGACAGTAAGCGCAAAGAGATTGCCGCCAAAATGGCACGGTATTCAGGCCTTTCCGAAAAAGTGATCTTACAAAGTAACTTTGACGTCACAACCAGCTATTTCTGGAAAGAACTGCTCCGTGACAAAGGCTTTACGGTAGGCCGATTGGATTCCCGCTACAAAGGCATTGACCGCCAGGACGTGGGAGACAAGCCTGACTTCAACTCAGAACTGACTTCCTGGCTGCATTCTTTTACGCCCGCCATCAACATTTATCTGCGCAATGAACTGAATTACAAAACCGACCTGAAATACTACATGTTCGGCCCCGTAAATCCGTGGGACCGCAGCGGCGACCAATCGGCGGAAAACCTGCGTCAGGCTATGGCCCAAAACCCATACCTGCACGTGATGGTGCAATCAGGCTACTATGACGGTGCCTGCGATTACTTCAACGCTAAATACAACATGTGGCAAATGGACCCGAGCGGCAAGCTGAAAGACCGCATGAGCTGGAAAGGCTACCGCAGCGGCCACATGATGTACCTCCGCAAAGAAGACCTCCAAAAAGGCAACGAAGACATTCGTCAGTTCATCAAACAATCATTGCCCAAGCCCGGACAGCCGGCCAAATATTAA